A window from Felis catus isolate Fca126 chromosome B1, F.catus_Fca126_mat1.0, whole genome shotgun sequence encodes these proteins:
- the ZNF395 gene encoding zinc finger protein 395, with protein sequence MASVLSRRLGKRSLLGARVLGPPGAAPSSEPQTELLEGAATQPFLASKDTSCREQPKEILKAPGPSGLQQVAFQPGQKVYVWYGGQECTGLVEQHSWAEDKVTVWLLDQKLQICCKAEEVWLAELQGPIPQAPAYRPVSRNIDVPKRKSDAVEMDEMMAAMVLTSLSCSPVVQSPPGAEANFSVSRAACDPWKESGDVSDSGSSTTSGHWSASSGISTPSPPHPQASPKYLGDAFGSPQTDNGFETDPDAFLLDEPAPRKRKNSVKVMYKCLWPNCGKVLRSIVGIKRHVKALHLGDTVDSDQFKREEDFYYTEVQMKEEAAAGAPTADPAPTPSMTSPPLALLPPPPPKTQSSGPEHPGLESYLPSGALSKSAPGSFWHIQADHAYQALPSFQIPVSPHIYTSISWAAAPSTASSLSPVRSRSLSFSEPQQPPPAMKSHLIVTSPPRAQSSARKARGEAKKCRKVYGIEHRDQWCTACRWKKACQRFLD encoded by the exons ATGGCCAGCGTGCTGTCCCGGCGCCTTGGTAAGCGGTCCCTCCTGGGAGCCCGGGTGTTGGGGCCCCCTGGGGCAGCCCCATCCTCGGAGCCTCAGACTGAGCTGCTTGAAGGGGCGGCTACCCAGCCCTTCCTCGCCTCTAAGGACACTTCCTGCCGGGAGCAGCCCAAGGAGATCCTCAAGGCTCCTGGCCCCTCGGGCCTCCAGCAGGTGGCCTTTCAACCTGGGCAGAAG gtTTATGTGTGGTACGGGGGTCAAGAGTGCACAGGACTAGTGGAGCAACATAGTTGGGCAGAGGACAAGGTGACTGTCTGGCTTTTGGATCAGAAGTTACAAATCTGCTGTAAAGCGGAGGAGGTGTGGCTGGCTGAGCTGCAGGGCCCCATTCCCCAGGCACCAGCCTATAGGCCTGTCTCCAGGAACATTGATGTCCCAAAGAG GAAGTCGGATGCAGTGGAAATGGATGAGATGATGGCGGCCATGGTGCTGACGTCCCTGTCCTGCAGTCCAGTCGTGCAGAGCCCTCCTGGGGCTGAGGCCAACTTCTCTG TTTCCCGCGCGGCCTGTGATCCTTGGAAGGAAAGCGGTGATGTGTCGGACAGTGGCAGCAGCACCACCAGCGGGCACTGGAGCGCGAGCAGTGGCATTTCTACgccctcacctccccacccccaggccagcCCCAAGTATTTGGGGGATGCCTTTGGTTCTCCCCAAACTGATAACGGATTTGAGACCGATCCGGATGCTTTCCTGTTGGATGAACCAGCTCCACGCAAAAGAAAG AACTCTGTGAAGGTGATGTACAAGTGCCTGTGGCCAAACTGTGGCAAAGTTCTGCGCTCAATTGTGGGCATCAAACGACACGTCAAAGCCCTCCACCTGGG AGACACTGTGGACTCCGACCAGTTCAAGCGGGAGGAGGATTTCTACTACACAGAGGTGCAGATGAAGGAGGAAGCTGCCGCTGGTGCCCCCACAGCTGACCCAGCCCCAACCCCCAGCATGACCAGCCCGCCCCTTGCtctcctcccaccacctcctcccaAAACCCAGTCCTCAGGCCCAGAACACCCTGGCCTGGAGTCTTATCTGCCCTCTGGTGCTCTCAGCAAGTCAGCTCCTGGCTCCTTCTGGCACATTCAGGCCGACCATGCATACCAG GCTCTGCCATCTTTCCAGATTCCTGTGTCGCCACACATCTACACCAGTATTAGCTGGGCTGCTGCCCCCTCCAcggcctcctccctctctccg GTCCGGAGCAGGTCACTAAGCTTCAGTGAGCCCCAGCAGCCTCCACCTGCAATGAAATCCCACCTGATTGTTACTTCTCCACCCCGGGCCCAGAGCAGCGCCAG GAAAGCCCGTGGGGAGGCTAAGAAGTGCCGCAAAGTGTATGGCATCGAGCACCGGGACCAGTGGTGCACGGCCTGCCGCTGGAAGAAGGCCTGCCAGCGCTTCCTGGACTGA